A window from Prochlorococcus marinus str. GP2 encodes these proteins:
- the rsmD gene encoding 16S rRNA (guanine(966)-N(2))-methyltransferase RsmD — translation MKTNLRLIGGKKLQSPNNSYTRPTTLRVREAIFNILNKRVENSNWLDLFSGTGAISCEAYNHGASKIIAIEKNKINSKICLENLLSLENIENRRKDIEVICKDVLKWTKPNYERNLSSRNMDLNKLKFDFVYLDPPYDADSHELVLNQLFNCNLLKKDSTVICEHSPNLFIKKSTLWETIDIRNYGQSRLTFLINVQHP, via the coding sequence ATGAAGACTAATTTAAGATTAATAGGTGGTAAAAAACTCCAAAGTCCAAATAATTCTTATACCAGACCTACAACTTTGAGAGTGAGAGAGGCCATATTTAATATATTGAACAAAAGAGTTGAAAATAGTAACTGGTTAGATTTATTTAGTGGAACAGGGGCCATATCTTGTGAAGCCTATAATCACGGGGCAAGCAAAATAATCGCAATTGAAAAAAACAAAATTAACTCAAAAATTTGCTTAGAAAATTTACTCTCGTTGGAGAATATAGAGAATAGGAGAAAAGATATAGAAGTTATTTGCAAAGACGTTTTGAAATGGACAAAACCTAATTATGAAAGAAACTTATCATCTAGAAATATGGATTTAAACAAATTAAAATTTGATTTTGTTTATCTAGATCCTCCATACGATGCTGATTCCCATGAATTAGTTTTAAATCAATTATTTAATTGTAATCTTTTAAAAAAAGATTCAACAGTTATTTGTGAACATTCTCCAAATCTATTTATTAAAAAAAGTACTCTGTGGGAAACTATAGATATAAGGAATTATGGGCAGTCAAGATTAACATTTTTAATCAATGTCCAGCATCCCTGA
- a CDS encoding c-type cytochrome has protein sequence MSTSSSTAAERDFKREFLKIVFVVFGVLLICFSIFFVNHHENNKYIIETLELNGSAEEGDALFKINCVGCHGITARGLVGPDLHSITQRLNDKEIIKQVTGGLTPPMPSFEIDPVNMSNLLKYLHSLE, from the coding sequence GTGTCAACATCTTCATCAACTGCAGCAGAAAGAGATTTTAAGAGAGAATTCTTAAAAATTGTTTTTGTTGTATTTGGAGTTTTATTGATTTGTTTCTCAATATTTTTCGTTAATCATCATGAAAATAACAAATATATTATTGAAACTCTTGAGCTTAATGGCTCTGCTGAGGAAGGAGATGCTCTTTTTAAGATAAATTGTGTTGGATGTCATGGAATTACAGCAAGAGGTTTAGTGGGCCCAGACTTACACTCAATAACACAACGTTTGAATGATAAAGAGATAATAAAACAGGTTACTGGAGGCCTGACACCTCCTATGCCAAGTTTTGAAATTGATCCTGTAAATATGTCCAATTTATTAAAATATCTGCATAGCCTTGAATGA
- the petG gene encoding cytochrome b6-f complex subunit V codes for MIEPLLCGIVLGLVPITLLGLFVSAWNQYRRGSGMLDID; via the coding sequence ATGATCGAGCCTCTTCTATGTGGAATTGTTTTAGGTTTAGTTCCAATAACTCTTCTTGGATTATTCGTAAGTGCATGGAATCAATACAGAAGAGGTTCAGGGATGCTGGACATTGATTAA
- a CDS encoding RNA methyltransferase — MILGKNFSNLKVILVEPNGPLNVGSVARLCSNFEVDELRIVSPKCDIFSLEAKKMALKGQKFLKHCKVFNDLQKAIFDCDLVLASCGRIDVNKDSFFVSSEDIFDWTLSFKKINNLAIIFGREDRGLTNSELLLANKTFNIPTSKNNPSLNLSHAVSIVLYELNKSSKKNLNNELKVFKLASSKEVHNTFIEIEEMLLQVGYLLKHTSKAKISKFKNFILRANTSTHEINVLRGIVHQINWFLNSSKKNK; from the coding sequence ATGATTTTGGGAAAAAATTTTTCTAATTTAAAAGTAATTTTAGTTGAACCAAATGGCCCTTTAAATGTAGGAAGCGTTGCTAGATTATGCAGTAATTTTGAAGTTGATGAATTAAGAATTGTTTCGCCTAAATGCGACATATTTTCTTTAGAAGCAAAGAAAATGGCTCTTAAAGGTCAAAAATTCCTTAAACATTGTAAGGTTTTTAATGATCTTCAAAAAGCAATTTTTGATTGTGATTTGGTTCTAGCATCTTGTGGAAGGATTGATGTGAATAAAGATTCATTTTTTGTATCTTCTGAAGATATATTTGATTGGACATTATCATTTAAGAAGATAAATAATTTAGCAATTATATTTGGAAGAGAAGATAGAGGTTTAACTAACAGTGAATTGCTTCTAGCAAATAAAACTTTTAATATTCCAACTTCTAAGAATAATCCTTCATTAAATCTTTCTCACGCTGTTTCAATAGTTTTGTATGAATTAAATAAATCTTCTAAAAAGAATTTAAATAATGAATTAAAAGTTTTTAAATTGGCATCATCGAAAGAAGTGCATAATACATTTATAGAGATAGAGGAAATGCTTTTGCAAGTTGGATATCTCTTGAAACATACCTCCAAGGCAAAAATCAGTAAATTTAAGAATTTTATTTTGAGGGCAAATACATCTACGCATGAAATAAATGTTTTAAGAGGAATTGTCCATCAAATAAACTGGTTTTTGAACAGTTCAAAAAAAAATAAGTAA